The sequence below is a genomic window from Cucurbita pepo subsp. pepo cultivar mu-cu-16 unplaced genomic scaffold, ASM280686v2 Cp4.1_scaffold001055, whole genome shotgun sequence.
taatttattttcaagtgCACCTATCGTTTTGGTATAATTTTCCCCCTGTAGTCTAGCTTTCCCAAccataacttttcttttgttagaAAAGATTTTTATCATGCCCGAAACTATTTGAATAGATACAATTATCGTGCTAAGTTTCAATGGATGAGGAAGATTTTTAATCATGGctgaaaaatttgaataacgAATATCGACTCAGACGTAGGAATACCAATACATTCCAGATATTTGTTTGTCCTATGAGCTTACCTGCCCATTGTCCCTCGTTAGAATGAATGAGAATCGGGTTCACCTGATAAACTGTtgcaatttttgtttattatatgtAGATACTGTcttcttatcttttaaaattttcataaggtTAATGAATGTTAGACACTAAGTTTTCGTACTTTGTTACTTAAGTGCACACATAATATATGCAGAGCATGGAGAAGGACTTCAGGTTCTTCATTACGAAGTGGGACAGAAATATGAACCTCATTTTGATTACTTCCTTGACGACTACAATACAAAGAATGGAGGTCAACGTATAGCAACAGTGCTTATGTACCTGTAAGTAGTAATCCATATTTTCCATGCTTTGGACTCTAAACAAGTGCTTCATCTTGCATGGCTTGCccattattttatatgaattctaTCGTAATTCAGCTCAGACGTCGAAGAAGGAGGCGAGACAGTGTTCCCTGCTGCCAAAGGAAACTTTAGTTCTGTACCTTGGTGGAATGAGCTTTCTGATTGTGGGAAGAAAGGACTTTCCGTTAAACCGAAGAGGGGCGATGCATTGCTTTTCTGGAGCATGAAGCCCGATGCCTCTCTAGATCCTTCAAGTTTGCATGGTTAGATTAGATACTCTCAAACTTATAAACCCACCATTCCATTTTTCTGAGCATGTTAGATTTCAGCCATGTACGTTTCGTTCGTACAATGACGATGTTTCTCCTGCTGTTCATATATAGGTGGCTGTCCTGTTATCAAGGGGAATAAATGGTCTGCTACTAAATGGATGCGAGTAGATGAATACAAAGCTTGAGTTGATGTGACCAAGGTAATGTCCATTCTCTAAACAATGAACTAACAAATGAACACCTCAAACACTAAATCATTTTGccagttcaaatttcttttggcTTCTCAACATTTGGACAGTCTTTCTTCAATCTTTCCTAGATCATTCTATTTGGAAATAACTTCAATTCGCCCTCTGTGATGACTTTTCTTGGTACTGCTGAAAGAATTCTTCCTAAAGGTTTGGTGTGCTTCATTGTTTGGCAGGTTGGTTGACATTTCTTGTTACTGCTCAAAGTCACAGGTGCATTTTCTGTAGGGAATCTCAtcatttctataatttaaccttACTACTCGATCCCTGAATCTATGAATTTTGATGTGCTTATCACAAGTTTACATTGTCATcgatttcttgtttttatggCCACGAGAGAATAAGAGTTCATATTTTTGCCAGAAATGCCACCTCCAAACCTCACTTACAGATTCATGTACAACTACCTTACTAGAACATTgctatatttttctatttgatacAACCTTTTAATGCCTTCATTCTTCCAATTAGCTACCCATTTGCAATGAAAAGTGGGATAAGGGTGATCTCTTTCTAGATTGTAGAAATGGTTTTTGTGTTcatatctatttttaatacttaattttatcgcaattttatttaaatttatcgaGGACTTCATGTTATAAAGGAAGTGAATTGATTCTATGATTCTACGATTCTAATGACCCATTTGTTTCGAATTCGAGTTTCCTATGGGATAGACTTCTAGATCACTACTCAAAATATTGGTTTCATGACCTATTTGTTTCGAATCCGAGATTCTTTTCGGATAGACTTTTAGATCACTCAAAATATGACGATATCTTTTATATTCTTGTCCTTCTTgtccttcatttttcttgtataaattatagtaaaattaatataaattgaattcataataataaaatattaaattattaaagataCTAAAATGTCATAGAAGTTTAATTATATTAGATTAGTATAtagattatttaaaattcgaAGGATGTTTGAATAATTCATCGTTTCACTTCTAGATTGAATCAACATTTGAATggtcaattaaaaatttaaaagtctAAACagttcttaaaataattaaaaaattattatatattttttaagctGACCTTAGATTAGAccatctgaaaaattcaaacaataaaTTTCTCTGAAAAATTAGCATTCatacagatatatatatatatgggaaATCCTTGAAACGAAGAACTTGATAGTCCCAAACGAAGAACTTGAAAccattttattaagaaattcaGAGCTCCAACCTGATCCCACTTCCTTTAGTGCTTTGCGTGGATCAAATTCCTCATCACATACTGCAGAATTCCACCATGATCGAAGTATGCCAGTTCCACCTGCACATTAAAACCAGCAAACTTTCAGATTAAGAAAGTACCAATGGCGACCTGGGTTTTTGGAGTTATCCGATGTTCGGATTCGAGACGTGTAGACTACGGTTCGGAAAGTACCTCGGTGTCGAATCTTAGAATGCAACTGAACGACTTTCCAGCGTCTGTCACCACACCCACCTCCTGACCAGGTCTGATTTCTCCCACATTGCTTGGAAGATCGATGGTGTAACGCTCATGCCCAGTCAACCCGAGGGACTCGGCATCCTCTCCATCCTTGAAACATAGAGGAATAATACCCATACCGACCAAGTTGCTGCGGTGTATACGTTCAAAGCTCTTTGCTATAACTGCTTTGACACCCTGGGAGACGTTTCGAAGAGCATTAAGTAATATGACCAGGAGACTCAAGTCCATAAGAATTGAGCTCTATCAATACAAATCAGAAAAAGTACCAGAAGCATTGGCCCCTTGGCAGCCCAATCACGCGAACTTCCGCTTCCATACTCGGCACCGGCCAGAATGATCGTATCAAGCCCCTCGTTCTTGTACCTCTGTTAACAGATACATAATCTAAGGACGAGAACCGAGAATCGAGaatcttgaaaggaaaagttatTCAGATCGAAGACATTCGATatggtaaaaagaaaaaagatcaaGAAATTACCATTGCAGCATCAAATACAGAGAGTTTCTCCCCGCTGGGGATGTGAATTGTCTTCGGCCCAACTTCCCCCTTCAATAGTTTATTGACTATACGAATGTTGGCGAACGTGCCACGTGCCATAATCTCGTCATTCCCACGGCGACTACCGTACGAGTTAAAATCTCTTCTGTCAACCCCACGTTCGAGAAGGTATTTAGCAGCAGGACTGTCTTTATGGATGCTACCAGCAGGTGAGATATGATCAGTTGTAATACTATCACCAAAATTGAGCAGGCAGTACGCGTTTTTGACCCCGTGAGCCCCGGGAGGAGACATGGtcatatctttaaaataaggAGGCTCGTGAATGTACGTTGACTTTGGGTCCCAGGAGTAGAGTGTTCCTTCGGGAACGGATAACTGATTCCAAGTTGCATTTCCTTCAGTGATTGCTTGGTATGTGGCCCGAAACATGTCAGGCAACACATTCGATTGTACGACCTGTTCGAGCAATGAATAAGATCCAAATACAACAATCAAAGAGCTCAGCATCTAAAAAGCACTTCAAAGTATAGCAGCTTACTTCGGCAACTTCTTCGCTAGTCGGCCAAATGTCCCTAAAAAACACTTCCTTTCCATCCTTTCCCCGCCCAATAGGCTCAGTTTCAAAATCGATGTCGACCTGCAAAATAGCCTCAAGTTATGCATTGGACGAGTTATCTTTTACGAtatcaaaagaaatttgatgtGGTGGGTATAtttattgtaacgacccaagcacaccgctagcagatattgtcctctttgggctttccctttcgagcttcccctcaagggttttaaaacgtgtatgttagggacacccttataaagaatgctctgTTCTAccccccaaccgatgtgggatctcataatccacccccttcgaggcccagcgtcctcactgacactcgttcccttccccaattgatgtgggaccccccaatccacgcCCTCAAGGctcagcatccttgctggcacaccgctttgtgtccacccccttcggagctcagctcggtgtctggctctgataccatttgtaacagcccaagcccaccgctagcaaatatgtcctccttgggctttccctttcgggcttcccctcaaggtttttaaaacgcgtcttagaggtttccacacccttataaagaatgcttcgttctcctccccaaccgatgtgggatctcacatttatttttatgctaTAGAACCAACTTTCGAGGAGAAGCGAGTTGCTTGAGGGCTTACGGAATCTGGCATCCACAAGCACTCACCTTTCCAATTTGAGAGAGATAGAGAACAAGAAGGTACTTACAGTGCCAGCAAGAGCATAGGCTACCACGAGAGGAGGAGAAGCGAGGTAGTTGGCCCTCGTCAAAGGGTGTACACGACCCTCGAAATTCCTATTTCCAGACAGCACGGCGGCAGCAACCATGTCTGAACGTTCAAATATCATTAGCAACACAGTTTTTAGAATACCAAAGAACAGTATCAAACATCCCACTCGAACACAAATAGTTACCATTTTCGGTTATCGCTGAAGCAACAGATTCATCAATATCTCCTGAATTTCCAATGCATGTAGTACATCCATACCCAACTATATGGAACCCTAGCTGATTAAGATACTTCTGCAAGCCACTGCAGATGTAAACACACGTACCGTAGATGAGTACTCTCTCGTATAAAAAAAGGTTCATCTATTGCGCTGTCGGAAAATTACCTCTTCGCCAAATATTTGGTCACCACCCCAGAGCCGGGAGCAAGACTCGTCTTAATCCAGGGCTTAACCTGATTCACAAAGTtgcaacaaaatcaaaaccgaTAGAGCTCACTGGAATCGATTACTACGAGTCAAACACATTGATAGAGAGGTCCTATTAATGGTGGGTGAAGACAGACATCTAACCTCTAGCCCAAGATCACAAGCTTTCTTAGCCACCAAAGCAGCTCCAAGCATAACGCTTGGGTTCGAGGTATTTGTGCAGCTAGTGATAGCCGCAATTACGACATCCCCATGCCTAAGCTGAGCTGGGGATCCATGAAAACTGAACTCTGCAACCTTTGTTTGAGCTTCCTTTGGTATGGCAAACCCCTATAACATCATTATATAAGAATATAGGGTCGGTGAAAATAGCGGCAATGGACTTAGAAACGTGCTAAAAAATATCTTGATGACAACTTTTGAAACTCTAATTTTTGGCCATGCTAAATCCCGTTCGCTTAAATTAACATCAATGGTATTtgtaattcaattcaaaatcaatctgCTCGGGTAAATGTTCTTCACCTTGAATCCGACTTTACTGTCGAGGCATGTGTGCCAATCagctttcatttcttttaagggAACTCGATCGTGCGGTCTGCAAAACCAAGAGGAAGAACGTAAGGTTAAACAAGGCTAggttattattcaattttacaCAAGTTCTAGTATAATTTAAACTACCTTTTTGGACCTGATATGCACGGTTCGACATCCGAAAGATTCAGTTCTATATGAGAGGAATATACTCGTTCAACTTGAGGCTGCATTCAGTAAAATCTAACTCAGACACGGAAGGTTCTAAATATCGacaataaaataaggaaagataatattttatatttacctCACTGTAGTCTACGAACATCTTGTTCGCTCGCAAATAGGATTCTATCATAGAAATCTGAATCGTAATTCTCAAGTTAGCACTTGAACAAAAGCATACATGAACTACTAACTAGCTGAACGTCATTATGAGTGATAACTAACTGTTTCATCTTTTCTTCCGGTCAGTTTCAGATACTGCAGGGTGACGTGATCGACAGGAAAGAAGCCCATTGTTGCACCATACTCGGGGGA
It includes:
- the LOC111786127 gene encoding aconitate hydratase-like, translated to MAIENPFNGILKTLENPDGSVFGKYYSLPALNDPRIERLPYSIRILLESAIRNCDEFAVKAKDVEKILDWENTSPKLVEIPFKPARVLLQDFTGVPAVVDLACMRDAMNRLGGDSNKINPLVPVDLVIDHSVQVDVAKTENAVQANMELEFQRNRERFGFLKWGSSAFHNMLVVPPGSGIVHQVNLEYLGRVVFNTNGLLYPDSVVGTDSHTTMIDGLGVAGWGVGGIEAEAAMLGQPMSMVLPGVVGFKLIGKLRNGVTATDLVLTVTQMLRKHGVVGKFVEFYGEGMSELSLADRATIANMSPEYGATMGFFPVDHVTLQYLKLTGRKDETISMIESYLRANKMFVDYSEPQVERVYSSHIELNLSDVEPCISGPKRPHDRVPLKEMKADWHTCLDSKVGFKGFAIPKEAQTKVAEFSFHGSPAQLRHGDVVIAAITSCTNTSNPSVMLGAALVAKKACDLGLEVKPWIKTSLAPGSGVVTKYLAKSGLQKYLNQLGFHIVGYGCTTCIGNSGDIDESVASAITENDMVAAAVLSGNRNFEGRVHPLTRANYLASPPLVVAYALAGTVDIDFETEPIGRGKDGKEVFFRDIWPTSEEVAEVVQSNVLPDMFRATYQAITEGNATWNQLSVPEGTLYSWDPKSTYIHEPPYFKDMTMSPPGAHGVKNAYCLLNFGDSITTDHISPAGSIHKDSPAAKYLLERGVDRRDFNSYGSRRGNDEIMARGTFANIRIVNKLLKGEVGPKTIHIPSGEKLSVFDAAMRYKNEGLDTIILAGAEYGSGSSRDWAAKGPMLLGVKAVIAKSFERIHRSNLVGMGIIPLCFKDGEDAESLGLTGHERYTIDLPSNVGEIRPGQEVGVVTDAGKSFSCILRFDTEVELAYFDHGGILQYVMRNLIHAKH